TTAAAACTAAAGTATACTTCTTTTTAAGTTGTAATAGATAATCTACAAGCTCTTGAACTAAATCTTCTTTTTTTACTTCTGAAACAGCTAACATAGAAAATAGATTTCTAGCAAAAGTAGTTCTAGTTTTAGGATTAATATCACCTAAATATCTTTGCATAATTTCATTTACTTTATCAAAATAATTATCTAATTTAGAATATTTAATAATAGATTTATCTTTTAATAGAATAGACATTACATAAAACCAGTTTTTATGTGCTTTTTCAAAAGGTCTGGATTTTAATAAAGCACCATTCAAATCTATTGCAATTACTGGGTTCATATTAAACAATAAAGAGAAGAGAGTTTAAAAGGGTTTTGGCCCTAGGATGACTTACTGGATGAGTTGATGGATGAAGGAAAGTTTTAATAAGATAAATTATTAAAAATCTTTTTTTAATTGTTCATATGCCCAAATTATCTTTTTCATTC
This genomic interval from Candidatus Woesearchaeota archaeon contains the following:
- a CDS encoding HAD hydrolase-like protein, with the protein product MNPVIAIDLNGALLKSRPFEKAHKNWFYVMSILLKDKSIIKYSKLDNYFDKVNEIMQRYLGDINPKTRTTFARNLFSMLAVSEVKKEDLVQELVDYLLQLKKKYTLVLITSAPELSVEPILEKIGCSELFDIIYKSPLKDYPNKLSLFKLFIKEKGKIAYYVGAGDKDILEIKKLGIKTISVNWVVKGEFKGDYDIKKVGELKEIIG